One genomic region from Anopheles bellator chromosome 2, idAnoBellAS_SP24_06.2, whole genome shotgun sequence encodes:
- the LOC131209526 gene encoding uncharacterized protein LOC131209526 yields MGKVVVLVLSVVICIAAQLTVASKEKHIKHTEKDLLRKSIVYDKNTPDVFYCPINKPTGMDKMIVRSRPLHKLCEHEGKPLPADYKSDCYKDVDESNYACKEKYRIMMRLNPPGSDAPFNGQRLSRFMAMDDDMKRLKAKKH; encoded by the exons ATGGGCAAGGTCGTGGTGCTAGTTCTCAGCGTGGTGATCTGCATAGCGGCCCAGCTGACGGTGGCGTCAAAGGAGAAACACATCAAGCACACCGAGAAGGATCTGCTCCGGAAGTCGATCGTGTACGACAAAAACACGCCGGATGTGTTCTACTGTCCGATCAACAAGCCGACCGGCATGGACAAGATGATCGTCAG ATCACGACCCCTTCACAAGCTGTGCGAACACGAAGGCAAACCACTTCCAGCGGACTACAAGTCCGACTGCTACAAGGACGTCGACGAGTCGAACTACGCGTGCAAGGAAAAGTACCGGATCATG ATGCGACTCAATCCGCCCGGAAGCGACGCCCCGTTCAATGGACAGCGACTGAGCCGATTCATGGCGATGGACGACGACATGAAGCGACTCAAGGCAAAGAAACACTAG